CGGTACGGTTAGATCACACCACTATTAATTTAAGCACCCTAACAATCCAGTTCCCCAAGATACAGGCAGCAAGCGCCTAGTTTGGGGACCTATAAATATGTCTTCCGTAGTGTAGTTACAGCGCACATTTGTATTCATTCATTTACCATATTTACTTGAATTGAAACGGAGTTTTTAATGTAACTGTGGATCaataaacttatatttattgtttatttattaataacttcttgtattctAGATGGGACAACATGTCAATCTCATACAAGGCGGCTCCCCGCGCGAACTATCTATCCATCAAGCCGTGGACTCACCTGAGGGCCAACGCGCTGCATGCTCTCTACACCGAATCACCTATATCTATGCAGTGCAACAAGTCTGATGGCAGCCGCTTCCAGGTAGACTATATTATGCTATCTTGTACCTACATGTTAGCTACCTTCCTAGGTAGAGGACTTCTCGAGGCACTGCGACCGTGCCGTGACTTTCACATTACACTATGTGCATGTGAAAAAGGCCTTATGTTGTGTGTACTttagatttttgaaaaaatataatgtaggtagTTAATTGAATTCTTCTACAAATTGACGAAagttgtaacatttttttttgtgcaggGAGACTGGGAAGGAATAGAGATACCAAAGATCAAGTTGCCCCTGCCGCCTGAAAAGAGAGTGTGTCCAGACATGATTATTGACAAATAATCTCAGTATTCAACTTATCACCTTTATTAAATACCTAGTAGTTAAGGGTCGAATGCTTAATACTCACTTAGGCATTGTTGTAGAGACATAAGCTAAAAACGTATATTTATCGTTATATAAATCTTGttcaaatacatacatattgtaaAAGTCATAGTTTAGCTAGGTACTTAATGTATTCGTTGTGATAAAAAGTTTTAACGTGTTAGCTGTAGACAATGATAAATTGTTGTACATTATTTTGTCAACTAAATGTGGTTGGCTATGAATGTCTACATTATTTGGAATCTACGTAGTTGTAATAAACTAAGAGTGACATtatgcaataataaaataaaaatgtatagtaaataaactactatgttttattactttgtgctttatttgttttacatcACCATCGTCAAGTGGTCCTCTATAACAAAGAGAGCGACAAAAGCTTATAAGTAATGGTATTGTATAATTTGGAATTCATGAGCACCAATGTACATTTAAGAATGCAATCTTTTTATGAATCCATAGAATACTACGGTCAGCAACATAGGTGCATTTTTGCATTGCCTGTTATCAGGTTACACGGTAATAACGTTTGCGCTATTCATGCGATAATGAAAGTACAAAACCAATACAAAACTTGCTATAATCTAAGAGTCCTGATGCTAAGCTTGCATTTATGCAGTGGAAACGAGGATTTTTTCAAAGATTAGCGTAAATCTAATCCTTTTTTTGGATGTACTGCGAGCGCAGTTAACAAAGGTATAAAACACAACTACGTAATTAAGTACgcaaataagaaataaaagcgTAAAAATTGCTGTAATATGTTTGTTTAGAACATAAATGCTTCTTTTAAATTTTACTGTTTCCGAACGCATCAACATTATACTTGACATCTTCCATCTTTGACATTACATTGACATTTTCCACAAGCTACTGAGAATCTGAGAAGGCGACtgacattttgtttttcttccttCTTGCGAAGTTCTtcttgtttataatttatttcgggGAAATAATTTGTGTACTGTAATCATGTCCAATGATTACGGCTTTAATAGTGATGATTCACCCAATAAAACAAATTCTCATCTACAATTGCCAAGCCCAATAATTACGCGCCGGAACCGAACAGCTTCGACGTAAGTATAATTTGTGGCATTGTTGATGATTTCCAGTAATTAattactaaattataataaaaagtaacgGGATTATACAGTTATcattaaattttgtattttttcaggtCAGAAAGGGCTTTAGGAAATCCGATAGAAAGTGgtaaaatcaaatcattttgCCGAGCGAAAGGTCATGGATTTGTTACTCCTGAAAGAGGCGGCGAAGATATATTTCTACATATCTCTGAGTGAGTATTATTCCCGTTTAATATTCCAAAGCCTACCCACTGTGtgacttaaataattttgtaccatTATGTCTAAAAATCCTGtatactttaattattttaaccaCATAAAAGAAGCCTTCACAAAAGTATGTGAGCTAGCGGTAAACAACATTAATAATCATTTTTCAACAAACATGACACGTTTTTACAATGGGTTAACAGTTCCTCATGTTTGTTTACGAACATGATGAATGTGGAACAttcaaaatgtatgtataacaaaaaattgGCTCAGTCAATGTAAACAACTTTAGTGCAGTATTAGAAGAGAAATAAATGAACTCATATTATAATGGGCTTGTTATATGAATTACAATTTGTGGCTGATAACAGACATGTGATACTTTTTCATCTGAGTGTTTGAGTTAGCACATTTTGGAGGTCAAATGTGGGAGTTCTTTGTTTGTCTTTGTTCTTGTCatattgttctttttttgttgaACTAACATAATATATCATATTACTTATAGAACATTATCTGTTCCTATagcttcttttatatttatctaaGGTTCAAAATGCTGTAAATCTGTAGtcattgttgtatttatttgtaaccacatcaaaacaaataaccAAGTTATTTGCTTTTGTTTAAATTGTCAACTGTGTTTCATGTATTGAAAacaattttgtaataataagaACTCCTGTGCTCAAGGTTATGATTATAAAACATACAagcatcattatttttttttataaaaatgttgtttgtgCAAAAACATtacaggtttctttttatttatcacaaaatccTGCATAACTATGACATAATACTTTTTGTTACTTACAGCATTGAAGGCGAATATGTTCCACTGCCAGGCGATGAAGTAATATACAGGCTCTGTCCGATCCCTCCCAAGTTTGAGAAGAACCAAGCTGTCCATGTCCGCATCGTCCACCTGACTCCTGAGAAGCACCTCAAGTGGGACGAGCCACCCCCGCTCTAACTTAATCCCTCCGCCAAACACACCTCACAGTCTTAAATATTGTTTGCAAGGTCCCCTTGCTCCCCCAATCTCTCTTTCCTGTCATATCTTAGCCATCCTTCATATAAATGTGTGTTATGCCACTTATAATTACTTTATAAGATTATATAACTATACTTATAAGTATGCCATACTAATTGTCGTCAGAATCGAATGCCACAGTGTCAATTGTGTATGTCTATATCTCAACAATTTATTGGATTCAATGGAAGGAACGAATTGTACTGCTCAGTTATGTTTAGATCATGGCAATGAAAAGACCAATGTTATAGCAAATGCATTTGTATATTAAATTGCAAAGAAATTCAGTATTTTATATAGTGAGAAGCCAATTTGTGGTGCTAAATTTTCGAAGGTTTTACCATCGTCTTAAGATTTTGATAACAGATGTATTTCTCTCAGTGAATGGATAATGGCTTCTTGCACCGAGGTAGCTTTACAGTTTGTATGATAGTGATAATGATTGCGTCATCGACATTATTGGCCTAATTTTAATCTCAAGTAATCTTCAGTACTTAAGCATCATGTATCAACTATGTTATTATTAATGATAGTGTATTATATTGCACAAATATGAAGTGCCGCTGGTTAGTGATGTGTGCGATTATTTTAGGAGTGTTATGTTAATCACTTTAGTAAAAGCATAATAATCTCattttttattcctttatttgtattttattatatttaagtgCAAAGATGATCGCAAGTTATAAACTATATAGCATTCCACAACTCAAGCATTCTCCTTAAACAAAAACCAATTTCTGTACtctttgttattaaatattatattttatactgtgTTGTCCCAGCCTGTTTGCaggatgtatttaatttaaagatgTAATCAATGCCATGCTTTCTGTACTTAGTTTTCTAGCAGTATTAGTTTAATACAGCGAATATATGGAATATGTGTAagcaaaatgtttgtttttgttgcaaATCACGGGATGGAAGTGTGACACCATGACGGATGTGGTATTATCGTAAAGTTCATCGTAATCTGATAACAATTGTTTGTCTATTTTGGAGCAGATAAAGATACTTCACATTGAAAACACGTTATGATAAGggtttaataataaatcttttatcACAAAATTCACAGAGTTAACACTGCACCTTATCAGCTACGCCAAAATGCGTTTGTTTATtggtttttattaaacaatGACTATAATAATTGTTGAATTACATTCATTCATAGGTCGCAGGGATTTATTAATGTGAGGTCAACTGTCGTCTATTACGTATGACATAGTTTATGGCAAAGGTCAGACCTTCGATCCTACCAGCTAGCCTTTAAACTGgttgttaaataaaactacaactTACGTTTCACATCatgtaaattttattagtaAATGTAAAACAaggaataaataatacaaatgagCCGTGCAGGCGATTTCTGTCCGAATCATTCAAtactaggtatatttatataaatcaaACAAACGGGTACACTTATAGGCTAACATTAGTGATATCCTAGGCTGCATACCTAGATTGTGATCACACGCTTACGTACGTACCTAGCTAATCTACACAAAAATTGTATCGGAATGCGCATGACACGGCTACTCGTACAAACAATGCCCATGCCATAACACGTGTATAATAAACTAACataattcaattataaaatatctatttctATACATAAAGGTACATAGACAATTCACAATTTACCTTAGTCTCTTTGCTTAAAGCTTATAGTCTCGTGATCATGCGTACTCCACGTTCGGGGGGATCAGACCAGTTTAAAGGCTTGTCGAGCCTCACGCGCTCCTCAGTCGTTCACTGAAGACACTAAGGTTTACATACATCTACTGGCTACCGTTTCTACCGTCCGGGTTGACCATCTTAATGACATCGATTAGTGCGGGTCAATAACATCAGCTTAATGTGAAAACCGCTCTGTTATCTTAGTTACTCAGTGTTACAGCCATTCCAAGGTTAATCAACATTGTGACTGGTTTACACTTCAATAAACGCCGTTTCTCCTGCAATTTCCTACAGAGTTTGTTACGTAATTAAAACTACTGCATATAATTTGTATCATGTAATTCTATGTGGACATATATTACGAATTCCATagctaataattaatttacttgcTTGTAAATGCCTTATatcgaattattatttttattaggatGTTAAGTCGTACAGTATACTGTATTAATTAGTAATTGATTGTCGCCCGTTAGGAAGACGCGTTCTCTCGTCCGTCACTTTAGTGAACTGAGCAATCGGCAAGCATGATAGTACAAAATtcgttgtataaaataaactataaaaatgcGAGTACAATTAtcttcaaaaaaagaaaagtgcACGGAAACTGGTCAAAGCCTAACTAAAACCGTTAGCAATTTTATCAGCTGATGATTATTATCACTTAATAATTTTCCAGGTGTTCAATCTTTGCCGTTTTCCATGTTTCCATTCTGGAACAAAAAAGCATCTTTAAATATACTGTCGACTGTCTTTGACCACAAAATTGTCGTCAAATCCAACCCAACTTCATATAGGTCTCTTTAAAAAAACCTGCTGATCGATCTAAGTTGCTGAACACATTTTGAGATGATGGTGATCAGCGACAACGGTTTCTGTGTCACAACTACGTTTATCTCTTCTCGGCTTAGcctgaaaatcagcgctgagGCTTCGTAGCGAGGGCCGTGGGTGTGACGCATATTTCGTACGTCATGAACCTTTTGTAGTACTGACCTCTTCCATCTGCGCGAGCTGGTAGTGTCGCTTGCGCAGCGCGGCGAGGCGGCTGCGCTCGGCGTCCAGCGCCGTCTCCAGCTTCAGCGACCGCACCTTGCTCTCCATCTCCAGGCGCCGCGTGGCCGTCAGCGACAGGGAGGACGTGTCTAGCGCCTCTGTGGgggtaaagttattttattggcaTAAATATGCCGCatagcatgttttttttttcttttttaaaataagagGAGGGGCAATTCCTTTGAAGACTGTGGCAAAAACTATAATCAAGTCAGCTAGAATATGACGCCATCTGAATGCGGAGTACCTATGTTGTTGtgtttataacattttgactGTTCTGAAGGAGGACAAGTAGACGCATTCGGAGTAGCATTTATTTAACAAGATCTATCCTCCTATTTTAATCCATGTCGCATGAGCTGTACAACTCTGCCGCATGACATTAGGGAAACCTGAAAAAATGCCCTTCAAATATTTATGAGGAGTCCATTCTACATACCTTGCTCCAACACGAGCGCGGAGCCAGCTCGTACAGCAGCGACAAGTGCACCTGTTGCGGCGGCCACGGAGCGGCTGGCCTGCGTCAGCCGCGACAGCGCGGGCGAGCCGGGCGGGGCTCGCGCACGGGACGCGGCTACTAGCTGTGCCGTACTACCCGCCACTTCGTGCGCGGCTGCCGATACACCTTCCACTTGACCTGATGCTCCTACTGCCTCGTCTGCTGATGTCctgtataataataaatcaggTACATGTTCAGTTACGCCTGAAGTTCGAAACCTCTGGACTCGCTTACAGGGTGTAAGGTTTCCTTTAGGATTGTATCAACATAGTGAGCGAAAAGGGTTAAAGGGGAATCACATTCTCGAGCCTTACAACCAGTGTAGTGCTCACACAAAAAAGTTACTAAGACAACCAAATCGTGCTCTCGTAACAGGAGGTTCGATCATTTTGCAGGTATAGCTCAAAGTGCTAATACTCAAGGAAAAGTGAGAATTTTATGTGAAGAAACTCGTGAGATAAAATCACACAAATTATATAAGTATTCAAACCAAAACGAAGTCAGCTCTAAGCGAGGAGATCGAAGTTCAGCAATCTTAAAATGTAATATGGTAATCATAATATCATTAGTTCTTATAGACTGGAACAAAGTTGCATCAATTATCTCTGCTAGTCATATTACCTGACTCATAAGCGGAAAATAATTACGaagtcaaaaatatataatttagcCTTCAATGAGTCCATCATAGTAAAGCACTTTGCTTGCCTGAAAAGTATCCCTaattcaaaacaacaaaaaaaacaagctGAATAAAACTATATAATGAATACATACACTAGCAGTTTAGCGGCAAACACAACAGCCTTAGCCGCTGAAATAAGTCCTTCAGACCACTGGGGGTTCTTTCTGTACATTTTCTGCCGAGTCTTGGGGTCTCCCAACTCGTTCTGAAGTTTTCTCGCGTCCTGCACGAGTATTTTGACAGCACCCATTAGAGTGGTGCAGGCGTCTAGAATCTTCCCGTTCACTTCTAGTTTGACGCCTGAGTCGCCGGCGCGGGTTGCCGCTAACATGTTCTGTGGAATTTATAGCTATGTCAGAAATTGTGGACCCAAGTGGGGGAAGGCGATATTTCTGGAAAATATTTAGAAGTCTGGATTTATTTCTATGTGAGAATATTGTGAGaaaaatacattgtcaaaaTGTTTGAATCTTCTTAGAAAAGTAACTTCAATCCAAGATAacacgtaggtacctacataattagaATATTAAGAAAATGTATCCCCTGTTCGCTTATCCTAATATTACCAACCTAACCTAACATAACCATACATCTTCAAAATACATAGAAACTGACCTCAATCTGCGACGCAGCTTCTTCAATAGCTTTATCCATGTCAGCTAGTTCATCATCCACACTCCTAGCTCCACTGTTGAGTCTATCAGCCGCAGCCGCAGCAGTCATCAGACTTCGGACCTTTGTTCTGACGTCAGAACAATGCGAGCTGTCTACTGAACCGCCCTTTATGGATTCCAGGCATTCCTTTGTCGCGGACAACATTGAACGACATTCTGTATTTAGTTCTGGAAAGAGAATCGGTTTTGAATCATTTGTCTATATGATCTGGGTATGTGAACTGGGTTGCAAagtaaaaaatctaagttataagttacattttttgtaatttttttgtgaagACATAAAAATAAGGAATCGCTGTCACTTTTAAATTTGGCATTCATATGGAAGTTTAGAAAAAATTAAGCGAAAATCAGGAGAAAGAGTCCTTTTTACTTTCTAAAGGCCGGTTTACACTTTGCGAAGTGTGAAGTGATAAGTGTTAAGCGTTAACTTTACGCGATAAGTCTCAAGTGTTAAGTAGTCTTTTCCATCTCCGTTTACACAGTGTTTAGGAAGAAGCTCATAGTGGTACTGTCCGTTGTGCATAGTGTCTCTAGAAATGGAAGATGAACAGAGCCTAATATTGGGACAAATAATTAAGGAGATTGTATCTGTTGTGGTATCTGATATAGAAAATGaactcaattttgaaatcgggaattcccatcgcttcactcagtttcaatagggccgcatctctcaactgtttgtttttaaattctgcgcactttacattgtataggcattcaaactttatgtattcttgtacgaattttaaagtatgttgttCCGTCCACTTCATTTTCGCTTTGAACTTGACACTGCGCACTTAACACACACGTATTTACACACTGATTAGTATAGGCAAATTGCGAGAGAGGGTAGTAGAAAAGTTGAGAGGGGGtagtcacttaacaacaaaaatagaccTTGATTCTATTCACTCGCACTAATCAATAAGTACTAATCGCACGTATCACTTAACACTAATCACTTTACGCTTCCGTTCACACCTTGATTACTAAACACCTGCACTAATCACCTGCAGTGTTAACTTAACAAAGTGTAAACCGGGCATAACTCTTTTGTACAAACTAAGCGAATCTTTACTAAAGGCCGGTTTACACTTTGCGAAGTGTGAAGTGATAAGTGTTAAGCGTTAACTTTACGCGATAAGTCTCAAGTGTTAAGTAGTCTTTTCCATCTCCGTTTACACAGTGTTTAGGAAGAAGCTCATAGTGGTACTGTCCGTTGTGCATAGTGTCTCTAGAAATGGAAGATGAACAGAGCCTAATATTGAGACAAATAATTAAGGAGATTGTATCTGTTGTGGTATCTGATATAGAAAATGaactcaattttgaaatcgggaattcccatcgcttcactcagtttcaatagggccgcatctctcaactgtttgtttttaaattctgcgcactttacattgtataggcattcaaactttatgtattcttgtacgaattttaaagtatgttgttCCGTCCACTTCATTTTCGCTTTGAACTTGACACTGCGCACTTAACACACACGTATTTACACACTGATTAGTATAGGCAAATTGCGAGAGAGGGTAGTAGAAAAGTTGAGAGGGGGtagtcacttaacaacaaaaatagaccTTGATTCTATTCACTCGCACTAATCAATAAGTACTAATCGCACGTATCACTTAACACTAATCACTTTACGCTTCCGTTCACACCTTGATTACTAAACACCTGCACTAATCACCTGCAGTGTTAACTTAACAAAGTGTAAACCGGGCATAACACTATCATGTAGCTATTTTATTTGTGACACAATTTATAGGTGAGTAGTTCCTTACTGTCTGCGAGTGCCATGTCAGTGGAAACGTTAGACACTTCAGCAACGTACGCTGATAGCTGGGCTGTGTTGTGCGCCGCAATGATAGCTGACTTCGCCACTGACTCCTCGTTGCCTGACACCTGGAAGTAGGATTGGATGGTGATCTCAAGGAACAGGATTACATCaggaaataattataattgcaaaaTACAGACAACtggtaaacaatattaaatgttCTGAATGATCTCTTTGCTCGAGGCCCCAATTAGATTattgataacattatttttattaattatgttaaCTCATCTAGCATTTTCACAACCATGctggggtcgtcttccagtctcaCCTGATGCAGTAGTATgtttgagtaccagtgtttttttttataatatgttgATCACTATAGGCATGTCTGCACGTCAGGGTCCTTACCTCAGTATGGCTGGACAGTTCTTCCAAAGCTTTAGCTGCGAGTTCAGCAGCCTCCCCGACCGTGTCTCTGCCGTGCTCGAAGGACGTGAGCGCTCCGCTCGCCACCTCCAGCGCCGCCTCGCCCGCACACGTCACTAACCGTGACTTTTCTGTATAACACAAGTTTGAATATAGGCCTTGCACGACAGACCTTTCATGCCAATTAATATACACATCTCATTTTTCGAAAAAGGTATTACAGTGACATAAAAGTGCTCGACGACCAATTTTTGACTAATCGGGCAATGCTATTGATCGTCCTAATTTGTTTGAAAGAATACAAATTGATCTATTATAAGTTTTTACGGTTGTTtgataatctatactaatattataaagctgaagagtttgtttgtttgtttgaacgcgctaatctcaggaactactggtccgatttgaaaatttctttcagtgttagataacccatttatcgaggaaggctataggctactttttatcccggtacaggaagtagttcccacgggatgcgggtgaaaccgctggcagaagctagtactccATAATGCTGCAATGAGCTCAATAATGCATTGATTCAGTAACCTTAAAGATCTTGACACGTAAGAACTTCTTACCAATTAGTGCACTACACTATAAGaaagttaaagtaaatatttacaggAAAGTTTAGTTCAAGttctacatataaaaatacaaataaaatgtatactaACGTTCTTCCAACGCCTTCTGCGCCTCTGCGAGTTGTCGCTTGACAGCCGACAAGTCGGCTTCGAGCACAGTATTGTGTTGCAACAAGTCCTGTAATTCACACTCGGCATTCAATCTCTTACTCTCCGCGTGGCCTAGCCTAGTTTCCAATAACTATACCACCATAGAAGAAGTAGGTACGCAAGTTCCAACGTTCCAAGCGAGTCCAAGAGCGCAGTCCGAAAGATTCCATGCACAGCGCGGCAGGTTGCGTAGATTGTagaggaaagaaaataaaacatgcaGTTTAGATAACGTTACATGCTAATAGGCAAGATAAAAAGCCAAATCAAACAGTGGACGAGCTATACACAACGTGTTGCTAACTATCAAAAACAGCACTATGTCTATTCATCATAAAAATACTAAGAAAGAGAACTAAAAGACTGTAACCACAAGATGATCCCAAAACCGATTGAAACACAATGTTGACAGTAATCCTAGTTCATGATAATGATATTGACGTGACGTAAAACAATGATCCACCACCGTTAACTGAGAGTGTCGGCAAAACAACGCAATGCGTCAGTACACATTTCACTCAACGTCACTCGTATCCTAACCTGCATCTCGTGTTCTTTGGCAGATAATGCAGAAGCCATTTCTTCCTTCTCATCAGCCTTCTGTTTGTGTAATTGTTCCAAGTCATCTTTTAGTTGCTGTATGTTCGTCTCGGCCTCAGCGATAGAGGCATCTTTCACAGCCAACGCTTCATTAAATTCTGTCTCCTGACTTTCGATTTTAGTATTCAACGATTTGATCTCGATTTCTTTTTCATCTTTCAATTGTTCGAATTCTAATTTCAATTTGTTAATTTcattgttcagctgaatttccAAAGCTTCTTTTTCGGACTTCATATCGTCATTGTCTTTCGTCAGATTTTCATAGGCAACGGTAAGTTCCAGTATTTTACTCTCTAACACCTAATTAAAgacaacaattaattaaaattaacaaatacatAGATTAAAGGACGGCACACAGTCGACAACTATAACACTAACCTCTTTTTCTAAGGTCAAATCGgttgatattttttcttttgctcGCTCTAAGACTGTCTTTTGTTCACTGAGTTCCTTAACTTGATCGTGAAGTTCTCTTAGCTCTTGATTCTTCATAGCTAAGTTGCTTTCGTTCCTTTCTACTATTTTATCATGTTCGTCCCTCAAAGAAAATAGTTCGTTCTTTCCTATTTCTAGTTCAGCCTGTGTTTCTGTAAGTTCATCTTTAAGCCTGGAATTCTCGTTAGTTAATTGAGTAACTTCTACATTAAGCGATATGACTTGACCATCTTTTTCCGCCACcatactttttaaattagtgATGATTTCATCTTTGCATTCTGTTACATTTTGCAATCTATCTTTCAGAATAGTAATCTCACAATTACACTCTTTGAGTTGGTCCTCATACGAAGCCTTTTGTTcctgtaatttaatatttgtttcttttatagTAGTCTCAAGggcaattatatttttagacaaatgttCTGATTCTGACTTCTGCCTATCGCCAAATTCAGATTTCTCATCAAGTACAGattttaaattatcaatttcattatttttgtcttcaatggttttttgtatttcttcttTCAATGCAGACACTTCTTGATCCTTGCTACTTTCTAAGTCTTTCAATTGAGTTAGTAGATCAACTATTTCCGTCTCTTTTTCATGTAGGTTAGATTGTATAGTTTCTTTCTCTTctaatatttgttttagttgTTCGTTAAGCTCGTCTCTTTCTAGTGTTAGCTCAGCTTTCAATATTTCAGTGGTTTCTTTGTATTTAGCTAATTCATCATTTTGTTCTTGAAGACTTGTTATTTCAGTGACTTTTTCGGCGATGGTGCCTTCATAGTTAGCTTTGGTATTTTCTAACTCAAGGCGCAACTCCTCGAGTTGATCTAAGCtgtcttttattttactttctttcTCTGCGAGAGTACCATCATAGTCTTGTGATTTAGCATTTAGTTCTTCTTTCAATTTTTCGCATTCAGCACTATACTCAGTTTCGGTATTAGTAAgcttattttgtaaattatctaTCTCTGTTTGTAATTCTTTAATGCTGTTGTTTAAAATCGTTATTTCCTAACAAAATCAAACTAATATGAATTTAAGGGCTTTTTATATAGGGTTAATTATTAGTAAAGCATCGGGGTTGTATTTGTAAATGTCagttatttacatttatgaAATCCTAATAAAACCTAAAGCTATTTATGGGGGTAATTCTATATTACTTTTACTATCACAAAGTTAAGCATTAGGGTTTGCGGTCTAGCACTTCATAACTGTTAATCTATCATGCAACTACCTCACTAGCAAGCATATACAGTTCTACACCTTTATATAAACTACAAGaataactacataatatacaatACTGACCTCTTTCTCCTGCAAATGCTGTTGTTGCAACTCCGCCACCTGTTTCAACGCCGCTTCTTTTTCTTCTACTACCTTTTTATACTCATCCCCGCTACTCTCTCTCAGTCCTACCAACTCCTCTTTAACTCTATTCAACTCTATTTCTTTCTGTTCCTTCTCTTGTGTAATCCTTTCCAAATTTTCTGTAGTTTCTTTCAGTTCATTTGTTACCGTTGTTAGTTTTTCTTCTTGTTCCTTTGTAGCAGTGTTGTGTTCTATTTCTAAAGCCTCCATTGAAGCCCTAAGAGTTTCAAGTTCTGCTTCCTTTTGTCTAGATTGTTCGAGGTCAGAACGGAGACTCAGTATTTCGGATTTGTATGCTTCTATCTCTTCACTCGATGAAGCACTTTGCTGTAATAACTCTACGTCTCTGAAAGGGGCGAAACAAATGCTTATATTAAGGGACGGCTGTACGATAAACTACTTATGATGCATAAAGTTttcttcctattttttttttgacgatgtttgttattgtaaaaatgttagcattaatttaatattttaatttgttagtaaaattttacaatttattttatgttgtatATAATTAACAGTAAATTCTGAGGACATAATTATGAAGATAAATAGAAaagtaattgtaa
The DNA window shown above is from Helicoverpa zea isolate HzStark_Cry1AcR chromosome 16, ilHelZeax1.1, whole genome shotgun sequence and carries:
- the LOC124637374 gene encoding cold shock domain-containing protein CG9705, with the translated sequence MSNDYGFNSDDSPNKTNSHLQLPSPIITRRNRTASTSERALGNPIESGKIKSFCRAKGHGFVTPERGGEDIFLHISDIEGEYVPLPGDEVIYRLCPIPPKFEKNQAVHVRIVHLTPEKHLKWDEPPPL